From the Lepidochelys kempii isolate rLepKem1 chromosome 2, rLepKem1.hap2, whole genome shotgun sequence genome, one window contains:
- the LOC140905795 gene encoding uncharacterized protein codes for MSADQKQDLMTHLTPPPGERPFTFPACDESFSDERNLIIHSQAEEREYKCILCGKCFNQQPSLTRHQKNHTGERAYVCPECGKSFSLKHNLIIHQRTHTGERPYKCSVCEKSFSLKQNLVTHQRIHTGERPFACPECGKSFREQRFLLNHQRTHTEERPYECSDCGKAFKEKQTLASHQRTHSGDRPYQCTECGKSFSQRTFLVTHEKTHQGGSPFTCDECGKSFSCKSGLVTHQRIHTGERPFACPDCGKRFSQKGSLKIHQRIHTGETPFTCPECGKTFTQKINLTTHQRTHLGDKALT; via the coding sequence GATCAGAAGCAGGATCTCATGACTCACCTGACGCCCCCCCCCGGAGAAAGGCCATTCACGTTTCCCGCTTGCGACGAAAGCTTTAGCGATGAGAGAAACCTCATAATTCACAGCCAGGCGGAGGAACGGGAGTACAAATGCATTCTGTGCGGGAAATGCTTCAACCAGCAGCCCAGCCTGACCCGGCACCAGAAGAACCACACGGGGGAGAGGGCCTACGTCTGCCCCGAGTGCGGTAAGAGCTTCAGCCTCAAGCACAACCTGATTATCCATCAGCGCACGCACACGGGCGAGCGGCCCTACAAGTGCAGTGTCTGCGAGAAGAGCTTCAGCCTGAAGCAGAACCTCGTCACccaccagcgcatccacaccggggagcggcccttCGCCTGCCCcgagtgtgggaagagcttccGGGAGCAGCGATTCCTCCTCAACCACCAGAGGACCCACACGGAGGAGCGGCCCTACGAATGCAGTGACTGCGGCAAGGCCTTCAAGGAGAAGCAGACACTCGCCAGCCACCAGAGGACCCATAGCGGGGACAGGCCGTACCAGTGCAccgagtgcgggaagagcttcagccAGCGCACGTTCCTGGTGACGCACGAGAAGACCCACCAAGGGGGGAGCCCGTTCACCTGCGAcgagtgcgggaagagcttcagtTGCAAGAGCGGCCTCGTCACccaccagcgcatccacaccggggagcggcccttCGCCTGCCCCGACTGCGGGAAGCGCTTCAGCCAGAAAGGCTCTCTGAAAAtccaccagagaatccacactggggaGACCCCCTTCACATGCCccgagtgcgggaaaaccttcacgCAGAAGATAAACCTGACTACGCACCAGAGAACCCACCTGGGAGACAAAGCCCTGACATGA